One genomic window of Nicotiana sylvestris chromosome 10, ASM39365v2, whole genome shotgun sequence includes the following:
- the LOC104225173 gene encoding latex serine proteinase inhibitor-like yields the protein MKSILLFLSLAFLPFSALATCTTDTGHGNQVLRVVKDWKGHPLDKGARYFIVSAFNGAGGGGVRLANLGGQDENTCPTSVVQSPRDKDDGIAVYFKPKEPKHQEIVESAPLNINFYLDYYKCANLTVWKVDHYPKPAEHYTISTGAKLANPLDVNSWFQIKSLGSSYKLVFCPYGETFTCQNVGIVSESGYRRLVLTDNAKAFVFIKDDRIGKVEALSSITSAF from the coding sequence ATGAAATCCATCTTACTCTTTCTTTCCCTTGCATTCCTTCCCTTTTCAGCCTTGGCAACTTGCACTACTGATACTGGCCATGGCAACCAAGTATTGAGAGTTGTAAAGGATTGGAAGGGCCATCCCCTCGACAAAGGCGCTAGATACTTTATTGTTTCGGCCTTCAACGGTGCCGGCGGTGGAGGTGTGCGCCTTGCTAATCTAGGAGGTCAAGATGAAAACACTTGTCCTACATCAGTTGTGCAATCCCCTCGTGATAAAGACGATGGAATCGCGGTTTATTTTAAACCTAAAGAGCCCAAACATCAGGAGATTGTGGAGTCTGCTCCGTTAAACATCAATTTCTATCTTGATTATTATAAGTGTGCTAACCTAACCGTGTGGAAGGTTGACCACTACCCTAAACCCGCGGAGCACTATACCATAAGCACAGGTGCAAAGTTGGCAAATCCCCTCGACGTGAACAGCTGGTTTCAAATTAAGTCTCTCGGGAGCTCGTATAAGCTAGTGTTCTGTCCCTATGGAGAGACGTTTACTTGCCAAAATGTTGGCATAGTCAGTGAAAGTGGATATAGGCGTCTGGTTCTCACAGACAACGCAAAGGCCTTCGTGTTCATAAAGGATGACAGAATTGGAAAGGTCGAAGCATTATCGTCCATTACCTCTGCTTTCTAA